Within the Silurus meridionalis isolate SWU-2019-XX chromosome 2, ASM1480568v1, whole genome shotgun sequence genome, the region GATGGTGAactatatcagtctgtgtgaatctatataatacacgagttttactttttgtattgaattactacaTTAAATCAACTTGATATTctgataatataaaattatataaaaatttaagatgcacctgtatgtgagggtggtgtggTGCATGTATTGCATTGTGACAGCAGAGAAATGTGCAGTAGAAATGACAGaatggtttaaggtggaggtgggaatgcatcaaggatcggctctaaaccctttcctgtttgcagtggtgatggacaggttgatggataaggtcagacaggagtctccatggactattatgcttgcggatgatattgtgatttgtggtgagagtagtgagcaggttgagaagagcctggagaggtggaggtacgcactggagagaaggggaatgaaagtcagcaggagtaagacagagtacatgtgtgtgaatgagagggagggcagtggaaggGTGCCCTTGCAGGGAAAAgaagtggtgaaggtggatgagttcaggtacctggggtcaactgtgcaaagtaatagagagtgtgttagagaagtgaagaaaagagtgcaggctgggtggagtgggtggagaagagtggcaggagtgatttgtaatagaagggtatctgcaagagcgaaagggaaagtttataggactgtggtgagacctactatgttaagtcaagtcaagtttatttctatagcgcttttcacaacagacagtgtctcaaagcagctttacagaaatcaacagttaaggtgattggtgtgcatttattcctgtagcaaggaaaaactcccataGATGTTATGaaaggaaaccttgagaggagccagactcaaaaggggaacccatccccagttgggtgacatcaagagagTGATCATAGTCTTTAAGCAATACAGAaaactggagagtgagaactaacatgagcactggagtgtaagattataagtaatgttctttctacagtcttatacagtcattgtggttataaaactaggagctactgagcaactcataaaatagaaaattttaaaactccacacatgaagtgggatccaatatattgttaaaaatataaataaataatttgtggtGCATGACCAAATACTTCTGCTCCACATGGGGGTCAGCTCCAAATGTGTGGGACTTGAGCTTCAAGCAGGCTGTACAAACATCCTAGGCcttttgattgatttatttaatgtgttGTACATGACAGGAAGATACAGCTGGAGGCGGTAGTGTTGTGATTCATTAGTGAAGAAGATGAGCTGAAAACTTTTTTGAGTAAATGAGGAGAGAATTGGCAATTAAGTTATGCTGGGAAGGGCCAGTGAGGTGAGATCCAAGGAATCTATTCTGAAGCACTCCATCCAGGATTTTGCAGTCTTTGGTGCATGCAGTCCAAATATTCCAATGAGTTATAATATTTTACAGTGAGCTTTAATTGTACATAGACAAAGCATGCCACTATTCTTTATATTCTCTTAAGAAATGTTACAAATGTTTtgctgatgactctgccatcatGGACTCGATCACGGATGATGACAGGGAGTATAGAGGGACTGATCCAGAATTTGTGGACTTGTGCCAatggagctgcctccagataaatgtggatttatgtaggcacaaacaaacttCACTATCACGTGTAAACATTTATGGAAAGGACATtctgagagtggactcttacaaatacctgggtgttcaacTGAACAGCAAACTGAACTGGACAGATAATGCTGAGGCAATTTACAAGAAaggacagagcagactcttttTGCTGaagagactaaggtcttttggagtgtagggagagctactgaagacattttttgactctgtgttggcctcagccatcttctatggtgtggtctgctggtgcagcagcatctctactgcggACAgaaagagactggacaagctgatcagtaAGGCCAAGCtctgtcctggggattcccctggaaactgtacaggaggtggtaGGATGGTAactaaactatcatcattgctgaaGAAAGACTCTCACCCTCTGTATGAACCTGAATCTCTGTATAAATCTGAATGAATTTTATCTATTAACAGCTCcctcagtgacagactgttacatcctaaaagtctgaaggagcgatacagaaggccttttctccctgctgctattcgactgtacaatcagagctgctcccagtgaactagtcactataatacacactgtttttgtgtttttaactgtgcaataataacaataacaaaagtttTGTGCAATAACTGTGCATTAACACTCATTTAAACCGTGCAATACTACCTATGTGTAATATGTTTGAACGCGTAACTACTTTATTGGCATTTTATTggcattattttgtatttatatgtttgCATAAGTCTCTTGTGAATGATTTGCTaattttactgaaaataaaatcagttacCAACCCTCAGATTTcataattgtattaaattttGTAACATATTAGGAAGAATGTTTTTCTGTTACCAttcactttcatttaaaaaaattaataaatatatgtaggAGAGAAAATATGCAATAAAGGTGTATGGGGactacatttcatttttatgtcGTGCAATAAAATAGCTGTTTAAAATAGCGTTTCACATACACAATGACAAAGACGAAATAAGTCAAAATCCATTTATTCACTGCGCTTAGGAATTTTCTATTTGTGAAGTCCAACCTACTTGCGGCGGAAGTCCCGCCCACTTGGAGGTCTCCAGACTGCAGCGATACATACTTGTGGTGAAACAGAACTTGAGAGGAAAATGGCAATGTTTTGCAGATCAGCCGCTTCACTTTTAAAACCAGTTCACTTTTTGCCTTCAGCACTTGCAGTTGTCCGGCAAAGCAGCTCAGGTAAAACAAACGATAAGAAGAAATGTCCTAAATTTGCTTTTGTTCCTTGTTCAATGTCACACTAAGCAGACTGTACAGGACGGAGCTAGACATGCTAACAACACGCAGCTGTGTGTCACATTCAGAAACAGGCAGTTCGGCTGATGGTTGGCGTTTCCCGacattgtttgtaaaaaaaattgcacaatttTATTACTACTGATGATctgttataatttatattaaatctttTGATCATGTGGGTTAGCTAGCTAACGTCACTCAACTAGCCTGCTTGTGTGAAGATGTCTCACCTGCATGTTTCTCAGGCGCTATGTGGTCGAACCAGAGGACACTAAGAATAAAGTTTGATGCGGATAGAGGACAACAGATTATAATCTAATTATTGTGTAAAGTAGAAATATTTGCTCAAGCAccacaaataatatatttatatatttattggaaACATACATTTGCTTAAGCACAACTCAGTctcagtttatttctatagcgtttttcacaacattgtctcaaagcagctttacagaatttaagagttaaggtgaattgtgtgtatttatccctgatgagcagccatggcgactgtggcaaggaaaacctcccttagatgttatgaggaagaaaccttgagaggaaccagactcaaaagggaacccatcctcatttgggtgacatcaagattatgtgattatagtttttaaaacattacagaacactgaagagagaACTAATATAAGAACTTGAGTGTAAGATtttgagtaatgttctttctacagtctttacaCTCTACTAATAAAATACCCGAACCTAACTTCTCCATTTCAGCTGTAGGTATCCTTCAGTGCACAATAGTTGCTAACTTCTTACCATGTTGCTCGATTAACGTTCTACAAGTGAAAATTTCAAGAATAGAAAGCATGTagttttgtattcattttccCTGTGTCAccatgggtttcctctgggttctctgatTTAAAACCACATCCCACAAAGCATAATGGTAGGTGGATGCTATACTACCACTAAGCATGAATATGTGTTCATGCCACTCCATGGTGTATTCCTGCCTGGTGTTGATGGGATAGGCATTGAATCCACCACAACCCTAAACAGGATAAAGTGTTTactaaatatgaaatgaatgcacaatgttttaattcttcttctttcggccgctcccattagggggtcaccacagcggatcatccatctccatactgttctctacatctgcctctttaaatcCTTCATAAAATATGTCTGTATTGAGGATGTCTGTAAAGTTCACATTACAGTTAAAGTCACtggttatattatatatattttgagaaACACTGTAATAGAAGTTATGGTGAACGTGTCCATTAGATTTCAGATGCACCATGTTGAAAACCAACATTCATCACTGTCCAGATGCTATATACAGTTTCCACTTCCAGCTTTCACTTGTGAAcgtttttgtccatttttattccctcatgaAATTTGTTATTCTAGTTTGCTCTATATTTATTCTTATGTACATTTTCTATGTAAAAACCTGAACCTTTCCTAAATGCCAGCTTTGCAAAGTATAGTTAGTAAGCAAGCCACAACCAGCAGTTATGTTTctgtagaaaagaaaatcacagaagcagctaattattatttttttttaaatgtctctcCTGGCTGAAGGTCTTACTCAATTATGAAATCAtttttgtcatcttttttttaataggtgGACAGTACCAGTATATACTGGTTGACAAAAAAGGTGAAAAGAAGAATGTTGGTTTTATACAGTTAAACAGACCAAAGGccttgaatgctctctgtgatggcCTAATGCTCGAGGTAGGGAAGGCCTTGGACATCTTTGAACAGGACACTGAGGTTGGTGCCGTAGTCATCACAGGCAGTGACAAAGCTTTTGCAGGTAGGCAACATGAGATTAGCTGTTATATTATCTGAACATTTTCAATTTGACTGGAACAGTCATGGGTTATACAGTGCCTGGAAAAATCTGGAAACACCTAATCTTTTATcgtttttgagacacatttaTGTTAAttttgtggacagatgagtccaaattggacattttcggctctaacagaagaacttgtgtaagatagAGAACATttaagatgttagcagactgcttCACACCCACATTCAAACAACAAGGTAGAAGCCTAATGAATTGGTTTTTCTAGAGGTTGGAACcttattctgggtgaaagatatactgaaccaacattgccaccattccatacttcagcaccatgcaattccattcGGACCGCAGCTAATTGGAATCAACtcaaccatacaacaagacaatgacccaaagcatacatccaagctctataagcattatttagagagcaaacagtcagtgGGAGTGTCagctatcatggaatggcctgtccAGTCATCAAACTTAAGTCCTATTGAATTGCTCTCAAATAGATTAACCATCCAGATGCCAAGAGTTTCTTAAGATGTTATTAATGCTAATGGAGGAgttttaattcaaaataaacgtaatcatctgtacatttatatatttgtttagtcaaagTAATCTTTCATATTGATAAATTgcttagtttgttgcatataagcAGTAGCgacatgcatgtgtgttttcaAAACAAGGTTTAgttgtttccaaacttttgagaggcactgtaaatatttacaatcgaatgtttttgtttagcgGGTGCTGACATCAAAGAGATgcagaacaaaacatttcaggaaTGCATCCTTGGCAACTTTTTGGCACACTGGAACAAAGTAGCAACGGTTAGGAAGCCAGTCATAGCTGCTGTAAATGGATTTGCTGTAAGTAAAGaaacatttttgacattttctttctGCTTGAAGAACATTTTTGGTAAAGCCAAAATCCACCCATTGAACAGTCATCTCCTTGTAGCTTGGAGGAGGCTGCGAGTTGGCCATGATGTGTGACATAATCTATGCTGGAGAAAAAGCACAGTTTGGACAGCCTGAAATTTTGTTAGGAACCATTCCaggtaaacagtgtagtatGTTTAAGTTTACAATATTACTATTGTGATTGTACAGCCATGGTTGTAAGTGGGCGATCATGTAAATGAgctataatgtttttatatataggtGCTGGTGGTACCCAGAGGCTCACTCGGGCTGTGGGAAAGTCACTGGCCATGGAGATGGTCCTTACAGGAGACCGGATCTCAGCGCAGGAGGCCAAACAATCTGGTGTGTgctaattatgtatatattgttattttgtgatgtttatattgtttgtaGTATGTTAGTATTTTTAGGTTAAATAttactgtaattttatatagtttatattttattttttatatcgtTTCACCACTACAGGTCTGGTAAGCAAAGTGTTTCCTGTGGACCAGCTGGTATCTGAAGCAGTCAAATGTGGAGAGAAAATTGCAAGTAATTCTAAGCTGATCTCAGCCCTGGCAAAGGAAGTTGTCAATGCAGGTAATGTGATTTATAACTGGattattttccttatttatataaataaataaggtacAATTAATCATCAAAGTTTAACACAAAGTTAATTAAACTACAGGGATAATGTTGTTCACAGAGATCCACTGTCTGATTTAAGTGTTCCCCTAATTTCTTTGGCAGTGTTTTATGTGACatctgaatttaaaaaaaattaaaaaatcatcTGATATATACTGGTTTGATCTTCTGGTTTAAAATGTAGTTGATGGTTCCCTGGCTTTCTTTGTGGAGTGATTACATGTTTCCTTATCTAAGATGTCTGGCTTTTAGATggataatattttgtgtgttctgGGACATTCTTAACATTGTTATCTAACAGATATGATTTACTTTCAGCTTTTGAACTCACCCTGACTGAAGGCAATCGGTTTGAGAAGAGATTGTTCCATGCCACTTTTGCTACAGTAAGTCGTAGGGCAATGCAAATTAAAGATTATTGTTTTGAGTGAAAGATATAATGATTTGACTTCTTGTTTGTTCAACAGGAGGACAGAAAAGAGGGCATGACGGCATTTGTTGAAAAGAGGAAAGCTGATTTCCAGGACAAGTAAAAGATCAGATTagaagtgtgttttgttttttaaatacactaatATTTCTTTGTGATCCAGCGCTGTTACTGAATGACTGTGTGATAGGTGTCAAAACTGCAGAACATCTGTGGTTTGACAgaagaaattgtaaacatttctaaattaaaacttttgcttaattattaggacttttttttttaattgaggtAAAGAATAAATTCAATACATCTTGCAGGAGGAAAATTGTCTTAGTCTGTACTAGAATAATGAAAAAAGATCAAATTAATGAAATTGTTGGGAAATGTGGGTCAGgatgtatttacttttttgcaCACCAGATGGCGACAACACTATACAGGAATGTAGAAGTAtagcttgtttcttttttcctttaagaAATCTGACGAAGAGAGGGAAAATTGAAGTTTGGcagatatatagataaatatctgTTCGAGTTTGTTCTGTCACCACActtcatttcttttcaaatatattttgagtttattattatttgttttatgtttaatgaGCATTTAATTTGTCCTGTAGTTGGGGCCTGCAGACCTCTCTTTTTACAGTGAAATATTATTCTGAGTTTTGGTGTTAATTAGAaaacttataataaaaattataattggaTGAAAACATTTAGTACA harbors:
- the echs1 gene encoding enoyl-CoA hydratase, mitochondrial, whose translation is MAMFCRSAASLLKPVHFLPSALAVVRQSSSGGQYQYILVDKKGEKKNVGFIQLNRPKALNALCDGLMLEVGKALDIFEQDTEVGAVVITGSDKAFAAGADIKEMQNKTFQECILGNFLAHWNKVATVRKPVIAAVNGFALGGGCELAMMCDIIYAGEKAQFGQPEILLGTIPGAGGTQRLTRAVGKSLAMEMVLTGDRISAQEAKQSGLVSKVFPVDQLVSEAVKCGEKIASNSKLISALAKEVVNAAFELTLTEGNRFEKRLFHATFATEDRKEGMTAFVEKRKADFQDK